The following nucleotide sequence is from Streptomyces xiamenensis.
GAGGTGGTGGGCGCCATCACCGGCTACCAGGTCGGGGCCGCCGCCATCACCCGGATCCAGGAGGTGCGCGACCTGCCCTCGGAGCCCCCGGCCACCACCGCGCCGCCCCGGCCGGCCGCACCGCGCGCCGCCCCGGCCGCCGTCGCCTTCCACGAGGTCCGCTTCCGTTACACCGACGAACTGCCGGAAGTCCACCACGGGGTGAGCTTCGAGGTGCCGCCGCGCGGCATGACCGCCTTCGTCGGCCCCTCCGGCGCGGGCAAGACCACGGTGTTCTCCCTCGTGGAGCGGTTCTACGACCCCACCGAGGGCCACATCACGCTGGACGGCCGGAAGCTGGAGGACTGGGACCTGGCCGAACTGCGCGCCACCATCGGCTACGTCGAGCAGGACGCGCCCGTGCTGTCCGGCTCGCTGCGCGACAACCTGCTGCTGGGCGCGCCCGAGGCGGACGAGGCGGCGGTGGCCGAGGTGCTGCGCACCACCCGCCTGGAGGGCCTGGTGGAGCGGCTGCCGCAGGGCCTGGAGACCCTGGTGGGGCACCGGGGCACCAAGCTGTCCGGCGGCGAACGGCAGCGGATCGCGATCGCCCGCGCGCTGCTGCGCCGCCCCCGGCTGCTGCTGCTGGACGAGGCCACCTCGCAGCTGGACGCCGTCAACGAGGCGGCGCTGCGCGACACGGTGGCGGAGGCGGCGCGCGAGACCACGGTGTTGGTGGTGGCCCACCGCCTGTCCACCGTGACCTCCGCCGACCGCATCGTGGTGATGGAGGCGGGCCGGGTCCAGGCGGTCGGCACGCATGCCGAACTCGTCGCGGACAACCCGCTGTACGCGGAACTGGCGGCCACTCAGTTTCTGGCCACGACATCATGAAGAACGGACGTGGTCAGGCAACGCTCACCTAAGCTACGGGACATGCGCATTGGGACGCTCGCACACGCGGCGGGGGTGACCACCAAGACGGTGCGGTTCTACGAACAGGCCGGGCTGCTGCCCGAACCCCCGCGCACCCCTTCCGGCTACCGGGACTATCCGCCGGAGAGCGCCGACCGGCTGGTGTTCATCAGGACCGCCCAGTCCGCCGGTCTCTCCCTCGCCGAGATCGGTGAGCTGCTGCTGCTCTCGGACACCGACCGTCCGCCGCCCCCGGACACGGCCCGGGTGATCGCGGGCCACCTGCACCGCATCGAGTCCCGGATCGAGGCGCTCACCCAAACCCGGGACGCCCTGCGGGCCCTGCGCGGCTGAAACGCGCCGGGGGCCGGCGCCGCGGGCCCCGCCCCCGGCCGTTCACAGCAGCGCGCCGCCGGAGACCTCCAGGCGCTGGGCGGTGACCCAGCGCATCCCGGGCGAGACCAGCGCGGCGATGGCGTC
It contains:
- a CDS encoding heavy metal-responsive transcriptional regulator; this translates as MRIGTLAHAAGVTTKTVRFYEQAGLLPEPPRTPSGYRDYPPESADRLVFIRTAQSAGLSLAEIGELLLLSDTDRPPPPDTARVIAGHLHRIESRIEALTQTRDALRALRG